The Cucurbita pepo subsp. pepo cultivar mu-cu-16 chromosome LG15, ASM280686v2, whole genome shotgun sequence genome contains the following window.
GTTTTGCAGTCCTCATTTGGGCAAACCGATGTCAAGCGAAATCTAAGAGAAGACGACACCGCTGAAGCAAGCGTGGCTATCGTCATTCTGCTCTGCTTTAATCCTAAGTACGTCTCCCATTAGAGCATATGGCTTAGTGTTCAATATCCATTAGGTCTCCTGGCGTCTGTTATGAGCATGATTTCATGATCTTGTTTCTTTCAGGTACTCACAAACCTCAACCCGCTGGATAAAGAACTCCTGCTCTACCTTCACCCTTCACCGCAGAGCCATGGTCCATTGGTTGGCTAGGGCTAAGCTATATCATATATAAAGATCCATCTTAAGCCAACTTAGCCATAACCTAAACATCCTGCTTATCCATCACAGCAGCACAATAACACAAAGGATTAGCAACTCTGTCTGCATCAATTTTGTTACACTTAGGTTAGTTGGTTGACTCATTAGTAAAGTTGATGGTTTCTTCCACTCGATCCGAGGTTCAAACCCCCCCCCtgcaatgtatcatatcaaaaaagaaacaattctGTTACAATGTTTGTCTTACATGACGTTCAATATCGCCCTGTCGAAGTTGCAGCCTTTGATTCGATATCGAACCAAATGAAAGTAGTGTAAAAGTAAAATCAGGGGTAGGTGAAAGAGATAGTAGCAAATCCTCCAAAAGGGCCTCTATCTTTCATTTCCAACCTCAAATATTCATCTTTACCCAATCAAAAATTCATAGCCTGAATGAAAAACTGTGTCAGCTTTTGACACATTCCATCTTTGTTTGATCTTTTATCCAAATTCTCTCTTAGTTGAGGAAGGAAGAAAGGTCTCTGATACAAAATAGGAGGACAGAGAGagcaagagagagaatggTTGAACTGGCTGGCTGGCAGGCACTTGAAATTGTATAGGATAATGAGttagaatgaagaagatgaagagggGGAGATAAAAGGGCATATACCCTACATGTGGGAGTGGTCTGGGGACAAAGCATAAGAAAGCTAAAAGCGTGCAAACAATTCACATGGGGGGTTGTGACACAAACATTATCCTTTTAAacccattttccttctcttcattttccCACTAACCTCTTGGACTAAACCAAGCATCCCCTCTTCTCCACCAAAAAGCCTGCACCCACACCCACGTGGCTTTGCTTTCCCTCATCAATCCAAACTCAATCATCATCGCCCGCCCTCTCTTTAATTGGATCAGATCCGACGGTTCTAAAACatgaacatttattttaatggttATTAGGAATGATGCAGATTTTAGAGATGATTACAAACGATCGTTTGTTGGTGCAGGAATTGGTTAGTCGAGGATAATTAATTGTAAGGGATAGGCTCTAAATAAAGGGTTACAATATCACGTGGTGGGTGATTAGTGGGACTGTTAAATagagttttttaaaaacaaaagtagaGGCAAGTTTGCAGTTATACCGTTGAAGCCCAACTTCCGTATCCcctcctctttctcttctcaaaCCTTTGGGTTCCCTTCCAAATTCCCATCTCCCCCAGCTGGACATAGCTGTCCAATCTCCTCCCCCATGTGACCCCACTGCTCTTACCATTTGATTCAGATTGCAAAAAAGATTCATTTCGGATTTAAACCCTTTAatcttccctctctctctctctctctctctctctctctctctcttaatttaATCCTTCATTTACTCTCCTGATTCTCTTCTCTCTTGTTTTCTCTTATAAGAGCCTTAAGATTCAGAAGCTCTGTCGAAATTTGGtcgtttcttttttcctctgtttttttgaGATTTCTGATTGATTGTTGGTTTGGAGGCTTGGGAGGTTTTTGGAGGCTTTGGAGGGTTTTGGAGGCTTTGGAATTTggtgtttttttgttctttttgccTATTTTGTTTGGCTGTGGCTATGGCACAGCTACCGCCGAAGATCCCAAATATGGCGACCAATTGGCCGGAATTTTCCCGTCAGAAAATCCCTTCAATGGAAAACTTTGCACCGACAACCACAACGGCGGTGGCGTTTACTCACCAGAACCCTTCTTGGGTCGATGAGTTTCTCGATTTTTCTTCCGCTAGACGTGGGTCTCACCGGCGCTCCGTTAGTGATTCCATCACATTCCTTGAAATGCCAATGCTGGAGGAAGATTACCGAGGCTCCACTgcgccgccaccgccgccgggATCTGGCTCGGGCGACAGGAATGAATTTGATGGGTTCGAAGACGAGCAATTCCTATCGATGTTTAACGACGAAATCTCCGCCGGCGTGGCGCCTACCGTGTCGTCGTCGAACCCCTCCACGCCGTCTGATCACAACAGCATTAACGACGAGAAAGATGCCCAAAACGACGGCAAGCAAAATCAGAACAAAAACGAAACCGACGAAGTACAGAGCCAACAGCAATCGGATACTCAAACACAATCCAATTCCACGGCAACGGCGGCTTCCACCGAACGAATAACAGACCCCAAAAGAGTCAAAAGGTGAAAACTTTATCGTTTAATTCCCTCCATTAACATGATAAAGCTCAAAACTTTCTTCTGGGTTTTCAAATTCCATCCCAAAATCCATCTGGGTCTAAgcaaatttaaagattttcaaatgggttctcgttttttttttcgtttctcGATTTAGAATTCTGGCAAATCGGCAATCGGCTCAAAGATCACGAGTGAGGAAGCTTCAATACATATCAGAACTCGAACGAAGCGTTACATCGTTACAGGTACATTCCAAAATAATTTctcaattaataattaaaaatctataatCTCAATTATCTCATCATGATCATCATTAAATTgcatgatatatatattatctcaTAATGTGAAGGCTGAAGTTTCGGTGCTGTCGCCGCGAGTGGCGTTTTTGGACCACCAGAGATTGCTTCTCAACGTCGACAACAGTGCTCTGAAGCAAAGAATCGCCGCCCTTGCACAGGATAAGATTTTTAAAGATGGTACGTAAATGTTCCATTatcttcttaattaattattttacctCCTTAATTATCTCATAATCAAACGATAATCCGGGTCACTCATATGGCAAACATAGATTATCATGGAAATTTTTCATAATGCTAGAAATTATTTGGACCAACTAATTAAGGCAAGtatttgtcttttcttttttcctattttaacTCGctcctaaactttaaaatttgttcgattgaatttttttttaaaagaatagtTAAATTTACGACACGTCCAATATATACAAACTAAAATGCATATATGACATCGTTCGTAATAATCATTcacaaataaatagataatatcaCATACACCCTCTAAATGTTACACAACATCTTTTAAGTCAATTTATGtcctttatttttatgaaaaaataacattttgttacaataattttgatgtttagtgatatttttttggttaaaaaataaaaataaaaacaaaaattttaaaaatataaaaagcaCAATTGAAACTTACATGTAACGTGCAGCTGGGGGCAATGGGCATAATGATTGTCCATTGGCTCAAGGAGAGATAGGAAGAACAACGTGGTGGGCACTACAAGGAAAGAGAAGGGTATTACTAtttagaattataaaattggtTGGCCAACAGGGAACTTTAGCACTTGTTCTTGTCTTCTCGCGAAATTGCATGCATCATTATAAATTATTCTAGAGGGAGACAGTAAAAAAAGCCATAGTTCTAAGTTTTTTACCATTACAAGActgtaattatttaattcttttactttgtttgcatgcatgcatgcagCTCATCAAGAGGCACTAaaaagagagatagagagactGAGGCAAGTATATCACCAACAAAACATCAAGAAGACGGAAAATGCAGCGCCACCCATCACTGCCAGCGTCGCCGTCACGACAACCACCGCGACGGACGGCAAGCTTTGTAATGTAGGTCAAAAAGAGCAAGCTCCAAACGTGGTCGTTTAGCAGAgcaagctcgaaaggaaatagaaagaaaaggaggggTTTATGGGAAAATAATGATTAATATGGTCAGCCATGTGGTTTGGTTTGCCTTTTgtgaaaggaaaggaaagggaCCACTTTCAAAAGCCCTTTCCATGATTGAGTTGCAGAGAGAAGATACATGTGCAGCTTTGTTGGGTAGAGAAGAGAGGAGGggtaaattttcaattttttatgacttttttttttttaaaaaactaatttaatttgaggGGTTGTTTGGCAATTATGTTTAATTCATGGGGTTtttccgaaaaaaaaaaaagtgagattGTGATTGGAGGGCTCGAGGGAGTTattagaaaattagggtttgctTTGGGATGTACAAAAAGGAGTGTTGGTCGTTTGGTACTTTTCCactgtttttttctcttcttgttATCACATTATTTGTCTCATTGTTTCTGATTTTTAtataccaaattaaaaaaattaattaattaattttatataaatatattttattgatgaaaTAAAGTTTGATAAATTATATTGATTTGAAGAGAAACAATTTAATACGCAAATAAAGACGGGTGCAAAATCTATTTATGAAAATGTAATTGGGCCAACTTGGAccgaaagaaaattaaatgggtttgggcttgggcttgggcttgggcttttgAATATGTCTTCTGTTTAGTAAGCTAGATTTAGCCCAATACCATGTCCGAAAAAAGGATAACTGAAAGAAGGGTcagtttcttttaaatatatatatatatttgcagaatggatattttttagtataaaatgaaagttcaaatttaaataattgtggTTGGtcaattattttaacaaacaAGTAATTTTAGGTTAATTAAACTGAACCCAACTGTAACTAACAATAACATAGACAAACATTGTTTGCAACTTGAAACAATACAAATTGGAGACCATAGAATTTGGTAAATCAAGCTTAACAACAAAGTAAGCACACATTGTCTGCAACTTAAACCATTACAAATTGCAGCACAGAAGATTTGGTAAATCAAGCTTATTTAACCATAACTAACAGTAACGTTA
Protein-coding sequences here:
- the LOC111811756 gene encoding basic leucine zipper 61-like, whose protein sequence is MAQLPPKIPNMATNWPEFSRQKIPSMENFAPTTTTAVAFTHQNPSWVDEFLDFSSARRGSHRRSVSDSITFLEMPMLEEDYRGSTAPPPPPGSGSGDRNEFDGFEDEQFLSMFNDEISAGVAPTVSSSNPSTPSDHNSINDEKDAQNDGKQNQNKNETDEVQSQQQSDTQTQSNSTATAASTERITDPKRVKRILANRQSAQRSRVRKLQYISELERSVTSLQAEVSVLSPRVAFLDHQRLLLNVDNSALKQRIAALAQDKIFKDAHQEALKREIERLRQVYHQQNIKKTENAAPPITASVAVTTTTATDGKLCNVGQKEQAPNVVV